The Anoxybacillus amylolyticus DNA segment CCGAGTGGACGAAAAAAGAATTAGTAAAACTATTACAAGAAATTGAAACAGAGCCGCATGATATTGTTGCTTATTTTGATGGGGGATTTGATAAGGAAACGCGAGAGGCAGGGGTGGGTGCCGTTGTTTATTACAAACAAAACCATCAGTCGTATCGTCTGCGGACCAATCGCCGGCTAGGGCAACTAGCGTCGAATAACGAGGCAGAGTATGCAGCATTTTGGTTTTTGGTTCAAGTATTAGAAGAAATTGGTGTACATCATTTGCCAGTTATTTTTCGGGGTGACTCCCACGTGGTACTTAATCAGTTGTCAGGGACGTGGCCGTGCTTTGAAAAAGATTCGATTGCATGGCTTGACCGCATCGAGGAGAAACTAAACGAGCTTGGCATTCAGCCGATTTATGAGCCAATTTCGCGCAAACAAAACAAAGAGGCGGATCAGCTCGCGAGCCAAGCGCTCGAGGGGAAAATGATTACGAGTACGATCGAGCTTGCAAAGAAAGGGAACGACGGCCATGAGTAAAGAAGAAAAGCTTTTGAAACGAAAAGAAATACTCGAAAAACTAAATGATCTCCATCATTCGTATTGCGAAGGGTGTTTTCTAAAAACTACGTTTCGCAAAGAAGTTGGAAAAACGTACGCACAATCATTTTGTATTACGCAGTGTACGGTTGGGGAAAAGATAAAAGGATACGGAGAAATGTTATTGGCGGTTTCGCGATAAAAAGGCTGACCATAGCGGGCAGCCTTTTTATTGCATCGCCTCGTTTAGTTGATGCTCAGCTTGTCGCAATCGTTGTTCGCATTTAGCGAGGAATGAGTCATCGACGCCCGTTTGCTTGCTTCGAATGCGCGCTAGTTGGTCGTACGCGTTGGCGATTGCTTGTTTGGCGCCTTCTAGCATGTCGTGGTCGAGGCTCATCGTTGCCGTGCCGACCATTTTTTGCGCTGTTTCAACAAACATGTCAAGCTGTTTCAGATCATTGTAGCCAGTGTGAAGTTCCATTACACACACCTCCTAGCGAATAGTGTTTGTTGCGAGCACGAAAATATGTATGGCAATTGTGGTAAAAATTCCATAAGAAAAAGGCTGGCATATGCCAGCCTAATCTCGTCTTGCCTATATGTTTTTAGGCGCTATCGCCCCTAATGGTTCCGTTATGCGAGCGAGCCTTCGCCAATAGGCGGGCGCCTTTATATGTCAACGAGCGCTTAATTATAATTTTACGACGTTCGCCGCTTGTGGTCCGCGGTTTCCTTGAACAATTTCAAAAGAAACTTCTTGACCTTCTTCTAACGTTTTATAACCTTCACCTTGAATTGCTGTGAAGTGAACGAATACGTCCGCTCCGCCTTCTACTTCGATGAACCCATAGCCTTTTTCATTGTTAAACCATTTTACTTTACCGTTTTGCATAATACTTAATTCCTCCTAATACCTTTAGCACCTTACGGCTAGCTTAAAAATTTTTATCAAATAACGGAATATACTCCACAGCGGTCTAAGGTGAGTGCTTCGTGCTGTATCGTTTGAGATATATTCTGTTAAATGATGTCTTTACTATACACTAATGAAACGACATCGTCAAGGAAAAGCAAATGAAATTCAGAAAAAATTTGCAAATTTTTTAGCATTCGTTTGAACAGCAGGGAAATGACGGGAAGTTGTAGAATAAATATGTATGAGTAGTTAACGGATGACATACATTGGTAATAAGAGAGGAGGGGTTATATGTATCGCGGAATGATTAACGGAAAAGAAGTGATTATCCATTTAGGGAAAAAAGTAAAAGCGCAATATGCGGATGACCATAAACTTTACCATGCTGTGCTTTCTTATGGAGAAACGGCGTTTAAAAAAGGGCAACAGGCGTTCGGGATTTATAACGATCATATTGGATTAATTGTGGCGGAAGTAGAAAACCATGATATACCGGTGATTCGGGTCGACTATGTGATCGAAAATGAAAATGTCTACGAATAACGGTTGACAAATGGGGGATGATGGAATAAATTATAGGTAAGCCATGTTGAAAGCGTTATCATTTTAACGGACCTTTGCCAAAAAAGGCATAGGTCTTTTTCTCTTTTTTTGAATGAGTGAAACGTATGGTTGTTTCATGCGTATGATGAATAAGAGATAGACAAGAGGTGAAGAAATATGTTGTTGCGAAAAATGATGTCAAAATTAGGTGTCGGTTCGGCCTATGTCGACTTACGTTTAAATAAACATGTATTACAGCCGGGAGATGTGATGGAAGGAGAGCTTTATATTCGCGGCGGAACGGTCGACCAGAAAATTGAAAGGCTTGATGTGGCGTTCGTTTGCAAAACGGTGCGCAATGGGAAAGAAGAAGATACCGTGATTGCGACAATTCCAGTGATGGGGGAATTTATAATCAAAGAAGAGGAGACGAAAGTATTGCCGTTTCGTTACCGTCTTCCAGAGGAAATAGTGCCGTCACAGCCGGGTGTTTCGTATCGGTTTATTACTCGCTTGCATATTGAAGACGCCATCGATACGCTCGATTTTGACTATATTCGAATTGTGCCAAAAGAGAAAAAATTTAAGAATTTATATTGACAACGCTTACAAAACAGCTTATCATTATAAACAAGTTAACAAATGTGGCGGAGATTCGGAGACTCACACATATTCCCCTAGAATGGAGGAGATGTGTGGGTCTTTGTCTTTTTGTCACAAAAAAACAAAGGGGGAATGAAAGATGACACCATTTGTTGCCGAGGTTGTCGGCACCGCATTGCTTATCATTTTTGGGGGTGGAGTTTGCGCGGGGGTGAGTTTGAAAAAATCGTTCGCGCAAAATTCCGGTTGGATCGTCATTACGATGGGATGGGGAATGGCAGTTGCAATCGCTGTTTATGCGGTTGGAAAGTTCAGTGGTGCCCATTTAAATCCGGCTGTTACGCTGGCACTTGCGTTTAACGGTGACTTTCCATGGGCGAATGTACCGAAGTATATTGTAGCCCAATTTCTTGGAGCGATAATTGGAGCAACCGTAGTATTTCTTCACTACTTACCGCACTGGAAAGAAACAGAGGATCCTGGGGTGAAACTCGGTGTGTTTTCAACAGGTCCAGCCATCCCTAATACGTTTGCCAATTTGTTAAGTGAAATCATCGGTACTTTTATCCTTGTTGTAGGAATTTTAGCAATTGGCGCCAATAAGTTTACTGATGGACTCAATCCATTTATTGTTGGATTTCTCATTGTTGGTATCGGCTTGTCGCTTGGGGGAACGACTGGTTATGCCATTAACCCGGCTCGTGATCTAGGTCCGCGTATTGCTCATTTCTTGTTGCCGATTCCGGGAAAAGGTTCTTCGAATTGGTCGTATGCATGGATTCCGGTTATAGGTCCGGTGCTTGGCGGCTCGTTCGGTGGATTATTTTACAAAGCGGTTTTTTTAGGACAAATGACTGCAATATTTTGGTATGTGCTTACTGCACTTGTCATTGTGTTAGCAATTGCCTTTATCCAACAAGGAAAGGCTGCCTATAAAACATCCAAAAAAACGTTCATGTAAACAAAGGGGGAGATTTTTAATGGAGCAATATATTCTTGCGTTAGATCAAGGGACGACGAGTTCACGGGCGATTTTGTTTAACCGAAAAGGAGAGATTGTGCATGTTGCGCAAAAAGAATTTACGCAACATTTTCCAAAACCAGGTTGGGTGGAGCATGATGCGAATGAAATTTGGGGTTCGATTTTAGCGGTTATTGCCGGAGTGTTGTCAGAGGCTGTGGTAAAACCAGAGCAAATCGCTGCTATTGGTATTACGAATCAACGCGAAACGACCGTTGTTTGGGATAAACATACTGGCTTGCCGGTTTATAACGCCATTGTTTGGCAATCTCGGCAAACGGCTGGCATTTGCGAGCAGTTGAAGCAACAAGGCTATGATGAGCTATTCCGTGCCAAAACAGGCTTATTAATTGACGCTTATTTCTCGGGAACGAAAGTGAAATGGATTTTAGACAACGTCGAAGGAGCGCGGGAGAAAGCGGAAAAAGGGGATTTATTGTTCGGAACGATTGATACGTGGCTCATTTGGAAACTCTCTGGCGGAAAAGCCCATGTCACGGACTACTCCAATGCGTCGCGAACACTTTTATTTAACATTCATGAACGAAAATGGGACGACGAAATTCTTGCTATTTTAGACATTCCGAAATCGATGCTTCCAGAAGTGCGCCCATCTTCGGAAATATACGCTAAAACGGTTCCGTACCATTTCTTTGGTCAAGAAGTTCCAATTGCCGGAGCGGCAGGCGACCAACAAGCAGCGCTGTTCGGTCAAGCGTGTTTTGAAGAAGGAATGGCAAAAAATACGTACGGTACGGGCTGCTTCATGTTAATGAACACAGGCGAAAAAGCCGTACAATCGCAGCATGGCTTATTGACAACGATTGCATGGGGCATTGACGGAAAAGTCGAATATGCGTTAGAAGGCAGTATTTTCGTCGCTGGCTCAGCCATTCAATGGCTACGTGACGGCTTGCGTATGATTAAGCAAGCGCAAGATAGCGAAGCGTATGCAGAAAAAGTCCATTCGACGGACGGCGTATACGTCGTTCCAGCTTTTGTCGGTTTAGGAACGCCATATTGGGATAGCGATGTACGTGGTGCCGTGTTCGGTCTCACGCGGGGTACAACAAAAGAACACTTTATCCGTGCGACATTAGAATCGCTCGCTTATCAAACGAAAGATGTGCTCACCGCCATGGAAGCGGACTCCGGCATTTCGTTAAAAACGTTGCGTGTCGATGGCGGCGCGGTGAAAAATAATTTCCTTATGCAATTTCAAAGCGACATTCTCGGTGTGCCGGTTGAGCGCCCAGTCATTAACGAAACAACTGCGCTTGGCGCTGCCTATTTAGCCGGGCTTGCCGTCGGTTACTGGAAAGACCGCTCAGAAATTTCCATTCAATGGCAATTAGAGCGTGCGTTTGAACCACAAATGCCGAGCAACCAACAATCGGCTTTATATGAAGGCTGGAAAAAAGCCGTCAAAGCCGCAATGGCATTCAAATAAATAGAAAGAGGGGGTCAGTTTTGACCTCCTCTTTATGTTAGATGACGAATTCCATGAAATAATAACCGCGTGGCTTCTTCCGCGCGAAGCGGAACACTGAACAAATACCCTTGTGCTTCTTGGCATCCTTTTTCTTCTAAGTAGCGAAGCTGCTCTAAATTTTCCACCCCTTCTGCAATGACATTCATCCCTAAATGGTGCGCCAGTGAAATAATCGTATTGGTAATGACGCTTCCGTAATATGAGTGCGGGCAATCCGCAATAAACGATTGATCGATTTTCACCGTATCGACTTCTAATCGCTTGACGTAAGCAAGCGACGAATAGCCAGTTCCAAAATCATCAATCGCAAGACGAACGCCCATTTCTTTCATCCGCTGTAAATTTGCCAAAATGACCGATTCGTTGTAAATCATCATACTTTCGGTAATTTCTAGCTCTAAGCATTGTGGAGACATTTGTTTTTCCTCTAA contains these protein-coding regions:
- a CDS encoding sporulation protein — translated: MLLRKMMSKLGVGSAYVDLRLNKHVLQPGDVMEGELYIRGGTVDQKIERLDVAFVCKTVRNGKEEDTVIATIPVMGEFIIKEEETKVLPFRYRLPEEIVPSQPGVSYRFITRLHIEDAIDTLDFDYIRIVPKEKKFKNLY
- a CDS encoding MIP/aquaporin family protein; amino-acid sequence: MTPFVAEVVGTALLIIFGGGVCAGVSLKKSFAQNSGWIVITMGWGMAVAIAVYAVGKFSGAHLNPAVTLALAFNGDFPWANVPKYIVAQFLGAIIGATVVFLHYLPHWKETEDPGVKLGVFSTGPAIPNTFANLLSEIIGTFILVVGILAIGANKFTDGLNPFIVGFLIVGIGLSLGGTTGYAINPARDLGPRIAHFLLPIPGKGSSNWSYAWIPVIGPVLGGSFGGLFYKAVFLGQMTAIFWYVLTALVIVLAIAFIQQGKAAYKTSKKTFM
- a CDS encoding DUF2564 family protein, translating into MELHTGYNDLKQLDMFVETAQKMVGTATMSLDHDMLEGAKQAIANAYDQLARIRSKQTGVDDSFLAKCEQRLRQAEHQLNEAMQ
- the glpK gene encoding glycerol kinase GlpK; protein product: MEQYILALDQGTTSSRAILFNRKGEIVHVAQKEFTQHFPKPGWVEHDANEIWGSILAVIAGVLSEAVVKPEQIAAIGITNQRETTVVWDKHTGLPVYNAIVWQSRQTAGICEQLKQQGYDELFRAKTGLLIDAYFSGTKVKWILDNVEGAREKAEKGDLLFGTIDTWLIWKLSGGKAHVTDYSNASRTLLFNIHERKWDDEILAILDIPKSMLPEVRPSSEIYAKTVPYHFFGQEVPIAGAAGDQQAALFGQACFEEGMAKNTYGTGCFMLMNTGEKAVQSQHGLLTTIAWGIDGKVEYALEGSIFVAGSAIQWLRDGLRMIKQAQDSEAYAEKVHSTDGVYVVPAFVGLGTPYWDSDVRGAVFGLTRGTTKEHFIRATLESLAYQTKDVLTAMEADSGISLKTLRVDGGAVKNNFLMQFQSDILGVPVERPVINETTALGAAYLAGLAVGYWKDRSEISIQWQLERAFEPQMPSNQQSALYEGWKKAVKAAMAFK
- a CDS encoding ribonuclease H family protein translates to MDVIIQWTYITLKKQEVVLTSDLLPVEKALLLAEDFERTGRVKELVFIDRRNTEWTKKELVKLLQEIETEPHDIVAYFDGGFDKETREAGVGAVVYYKQNHQSYRLRTNRRLGQLASNNEAEYAAFWFLVQVLEEIGVHHLPVIFRGDSHVVLNQLSGTWPCFEKDSIAWLDRIEEKLNELGIQPIYEPISRKQNKEADQLASQALEGKMITSTIELAKKGNDGHE
- a CDS encoding zinc-finger domain-containing protein, yielding MSKEEKLLKRKEILEKLNDLHHSYCEGCFLKTTFRKEVGKTYAQSFCITQCTVGEKIKGYGEMLLAVSR
- the cspD gene encoding cold-shock protein CspD translates to MQNGKVKWFNNEKGYGFIEVEGGADVFVHFTAIQGEGYKTLEEGQEVSFEIVQGNRGPQAANVVKL